Proteins encoded by one window of Salvia splendens isolate huo1 chromosome 7, SspV2, whole genome shotgun sequence:
- the LOC121741949 gene encoding protein SYS1 homolog isoform X1 translates to MFYGAAAWDPWLIVAQIVCLQCLYYLTLGLCLSVLVAPRVSKMSLVYFFDFATVTDWGVIASSFLTSIAGAGVLVYLVERTRKCLDFSSTLYIIHLFICLLYGGWPSTITWWVVNITGLAVMVLLGEHLCKKRELRDIPVGRYRSMH, encoded by the exons ATGTTCTATGGCGCGGCGGCGTGGGACCCGTGGCTGATAGTGGCGCAAATTGTGTGCCTTCAATGTCTGTACTACCTCACTCTAGGGTTATGCCTCTCGGTTCTCGTCGCTCCCCGCGTCTCCAAGATGAGCCTCGTCTATTTCTTCGATTTCGCCACTGTTACTGATTGGGGCGTTATCGCTTCCAGTTTTCTCACCTCTATTGCTGG AGCTGGAGTTTTGGTTTATTTAGTTGAGAGAACAAGGAAATGCTTGGATTTTTCCTCTACCCTTTACATCATACATCTTTTCATTTGCTTGTTGTATGGAGGTTGGCCCTCAACTATTACCTGGTGGGTTGTGAACATTACTGGCTTAGCAGTGATGGTACTGTTAGGTGAACATTTGTGCAAGAAACGTGAGTTACGAGACATTCCAGTTGGAAGATACAGATCAA TGCATTAA
- the LOC121740928 gene encoding RNA-binding region-containing protein 3-like has translation MAFFAALSILPPLFSTLSTPFKPSSFFLLSIPSSVRSMRSSVVAMAPDEEKMTRRSPLDFPIEWDRPKPGRRPDIFPQFSPMKTPLPPPMPADPPEEDEEDEEEKKEEEEENEEENPDKEDK, from the exons ATGGCTTTCTTCGCCGCCCTCTCCATTCTGCCGCCCTTGTTTTCTACTCTTTCAACCCCCTTTAAACCCTCTTCCTTTTTTCTGCTGAGTATTCCCTCCTCCGTCAGGTCTATGAGGTCATCAGTGGTCGCTATGGCTCCCGATGAAGAGAAGATGACCCGCCGTTCGCCCCTCGATTTCCCCATC GAGTGGGACAGGCCGAAGCCAGGAAGGAGACCAGATATATTTCCTCAGTTCAGTCCCATGAAGACTCCACTACCCCCACCAATGCCTGCTGATCCTCCtgaagaagacgaagaagatgaagaagagaaaaaagaggaagaggaggagaacGAGGAGGAGAATCCGGACAAGGAAGACAAGTGA
- the LOC121741947 gene encoding MAR-binding filament-like protein 1-1 isoform X2 — protein sequence MSGQKKASSSPFLSLLNALGFLGSGVLAALYASLQKEKAAADANIESLNVKLKEKAAAIASLEKTFESEILNEKEARKKALAEANEEKQSLDNQLDVANGTISGLGKDLQREKKLVEVKRYEAERLEASLREAGNEKRELQDQLKEKLDSLVVLEERINLVSSEVKEKEVNLTNVNSKFIEKEGELEQLSSVYKQAQDQISSLNSEIQNLKDEIVEKEKELELKNTALDGLNDDLSSSRAELDESRKKLDGLLKEYNEFKSSSEKKAALEAELLSEKEEALQQLEGKLKVALDDVSNKEVLISDLTNDKESLKERLNIEHEIIKNLEEELKIVQETLEISRDEASGLEKQLNESRHLFSEIEKKLFKVQTELSETRYSLQRDVDEAKQGAETLAGELKSARELLAESENKLQTVSNELASAVQKCDSLNKELAAANEKAETAVSNLKEEKNVVSSLKMELKELERQASEENEARKSLERDLEASAKSLDEINQEASLLSRDLELSNSRVSSLENEKDALVKSLDEQRQVSQEARENMEDAQNLVARLGKERENLESRGKKLEEELASAKGEILRLRNEISVSKTRVNDQELVVGSTSTQRKVGSSETPVKDQEVEVGSNLSVSNNSSSQTPVSDQEVEVTSKAAAPTKKNTRRKKVSSRKVNS from the exons ATG TCGGGGCAGAAAAAGGCGTCTTCAAGCCCGTTTCTTTCACTTCTGAATGCACTTGGATTTCTGGGGTCAGGTGTCCTTGCTGCTCTCTATGCATCACTACAGAAGGAAAAGGCCGCTGCAGATGCAAACATAGAATCA CTTAATGTCAAACTAAAGGAAAAGGCAGCTGCTATCGCTTCTCTGGAGAAGACATTCGAGTCTGAGATATTGAATGAGAAAGAAGCGCGAAAGAAGGCACTCGCTGAAGCAAATGAGGAGAAGCAGTCCTTAGATAATCAGTTGGATGTTGCAAATGGTACAATTAGTGGTCTTGGAAAGGATCTACAAAGAGAAAAGAAGTTGGTTGAAGTGAAGAGATACGAGGCTGAGCGCCTTGAAGCCAGCCTCCGTGAAGCAGGCAACGAGAAAAGAGAACTGCAAGATCAGCTGAAGGAAAAACTCGACTCCCTAGTTGTCTTGGAGGAGAGGATAAACTTGGTCTCTTCAGAGGTCAAGGAGAAGGAAGTCAATCTGACCAATGTTAATTCTAAATTTATCGAAAAAGAAGGAGAGTTGGAACAACTGAGCTCTGTTTATAAGCAAGCTCAAGATCAGATAAGCAGTTTAAATTCAGAGATCCAAAACCTTAAAGACGAGATTGTGGAGAAGGAAAAGGAGCTGGAATTGAAAAACACAGCATTAGATGGTCTGAATGACGATTTATCTTCGTCACGTGCTGAGTTGGACGAGTCTAGGAAAAAGCTCGATGGTCTTCTGAAGGAATACAATGAGTTCAAGTCGTCTTCTGAGAAGAAGGCAGCTCTAGAGGCCGAGCTTCTAAGTGAAAAAGAAGAAGCTCTTCAACAACTCGAGGGCAAGCTGAAGGTTGCTTTGGATGATGTGAGCAATAAAGAAGTGCTGATCTCTGATTTGACAAATGACAAAGAGAGTTTAAAAGAGCGTCTGAACATTGAGCACGAAATCATAAAGAATCTCGaggaagaactcaaaattgtGCAGGAAACTCTGGAGATATCGAGAGATGAAGCATCTGGCCTAGAAAAGCAGTTGAATGAGTCGAGGCACTTGTTTTCGGAGATTGAGAAGAAGCTCTTCAAAGTTCAGACTGAGTTGAGTGAAACTAGATATTCACTACAGAGGGATGTTGATGAGGCAAAACAAGGTGCTGAAACATTAGCCGGAGAGTTGAAGTCAGCTAGGGAGCTCCTTGCTGAATCAGAGAACAAGCTTCAAACAGTCTCCAATGAGCTGGCCTCCGCAGTGCAAAAATGCGACAGCTTAAATAAAGAACTCGCAGCTGCCAATGAGAAAGCTGAAACTGCGGTTTCTAATCtgaaagaagaaaagaatgTCGTGTCTTCATTGAAAATGGAGTTGAAGGAATTGGAGAGGCAAGCTTCCGAAGAGAATGAAGCACGGAAAAGTCTTGAGAGGGATCTCGAAGCATCTGCTAAATCACTTGATGAGATAAACCAAGAAGCATCACTGCTGTCAAGAGATTTGGAGCTTTCTAATTCTCGGGTTTCAAGCCTTGAGAATGAAAAGGACGCGCTTGTCAAGTCCCTTGACGAGCAAAGGCAGGTGTCTCAAGAGGCTCGAGAGAACATGGAAGACGCCCAAAACCTGGTTGCGAGGCTTGGGAAGGAGAGGGAGAATTTAGAGAGCAGAGGCAAGAAGCTAGAAGAGGAACTAGCTTCTGCCAAGGGAGAGATACTACGGCTAAGGAATGAAATCAGTGTATCAAAAACTCGGGTAAATGATCAAGAACTCGTAGTGGGAAGCACCTCGACTCAGAGAAAAGTAGGCTCATCAGAAACTCCAGTGAAAGATCAAGAAGTCGAAGTGGGAAGCAACTTGAGTGTAAGCAATAACAGCTCATCACAAACTCCAGTGAGTGATCAAGAAGTTGAAGTGACGAGCAAAGCTGCTGCACCCACGAAGAAAAATACTCGGAGGAAGAAAGTGAGCTCAAGGAAAGTAAATTCGTAG
- the LOC121741949 gene encoding protein SYS1 homolog isoform X2, with the protein MFYGAAAWDPWLIVAQIVCLQCLYYLTLGLCLSVLVAPRVSKMSLVYFFDFATVTDWGVIASSFLTSIAGAGVLVYLVERTRKCLDFSSTLYIIHLFICLLYGGWPSTITWWVVNITGLAVMVLLGEHLCKKRELRDIPVGRYRSNV; encoded by the exons ATGTTCTATGGCGCGGCGGCGTGGGACCCGTGGCTGATAGTGGCGCAAATTGTGTGCCTTCAATGTCTGTACTACCTCACTCTAGGGTTATGCCTCTCGGTTCTCGTCGCTCCCCGCGTCTCCAAGATGAGCCTCGTCTATTTCTTCGATTTCGCCACTGTTACTGATTGGGGCGTTATCGCTTCCAGTTTTCTCACCTCTATTGCTGG AGCTGGAGTTTTGGTTTATTTAGTTGAGAGAACAAGGAAATGCTTGGATTTTTCCTCTACCCTTTACATCATACATCTTTTCATTTGCTTGTTGTATGGAGGTTGGCCCTCAACTATTACCTGGTGGGTTGTGAACATTACTGGCTTAGCAGTGATGGTACTGTTAGGTGAACATTTGTGCAAGAAACGTGAGTTACGAGACATTCCAGTTGGAAGATACAGATCAA ATGTCTGA
- the LOC121741947 gene encoding MAR-binding filament-like protein 1-1 isoform X1, whose product MVSLLPYSIFSKPLSPILPRNAPSRRKKTAAVACLQQQNPKDENLRHRRAILYTGFAAIPLLTLRADSVQGLPAAVESESRKVDQNLEEESGQKKASSSPFLSLLNALGFLGSGVLAALYASLQKEKAAADANIESLNVKLKEKAAAIASLEKTFESEILNEKEARKKALAEANEEKQSLDNQLDVANGTISGLGKDLQREKKLVEVKRYEAERLEASLREAGNEKRELQDQLKEKLDSLVVLEERINLVSSEVKEKEVNLTNVNSKFIEKEGELEQLSSVYKQAQDQISSLNSEIQNLKDEIVEKEKELELKNTALDGLNDDLSSSRAELDESRKKLDGLLKEYNEFKSSSEKKAALEAELLSEKEEALQQLEGKLKVALDDVSNKEVLISDLTNDKESLKERLNIEHEIIKNLEEELKIVQETLEISRDEASGLEKQLNESRHLFSEIEKKLFKVQTELSETRYSLQRDVDEAKQGAETLAGELKSARELLAESENKLQTVSNELASAVQKCDSLNKELAAANEKAETAVSNLKEEKNVVSSLKMELKELERQASEENEARKSLERDLEASAKSLDEINQEASLLSRDLELSNSRVSSLENEKDALVKSLDEQRQVSQEARENMEDAQNLVARLGKERENLESRGKKLEEELASAKGEILRLRNEISVSKTRVNDQELVVGSTSTQRKVGSSETPVKDQEVEVGSNLSVSNNSSSQTPVSDQEVEVTSKAAAPTKKNTRRKKVSSRKVNS is encoded by the exons ATGGTTTCTTTACTCCCCTATTCTATCTTCTCCAAACCCCTTTCCCCAATTCTGCCAAGAAATGCGCCTTCTCGCCGAAAGAAGACAGCTGCTGTAGCTTGTTTGCAGCAACAAAATCCAAAAGATGAAAACTTGCGCCATCGCAGAGCGATTCTTTACACGGGTTTCGCTGCAATCCCCCTTCTTACTTTGAGGGCCGATTCTGTTCAAGGACTGCCAGCTGCAG TTGAATCCGAGTCGAGGAAAGTAGATCAGAATCTAGAAGAAGAG TCGGGGCAGAAAAAGGCGTCTTCAAGCCCGTTTCTTTCACTTCTGAATGCACTTGGATTTCTGGGGTCAGGTGTCCTTGCTGCTCTCTATGCATCACTACAGAAGGAAAAGGCCGCTGCAGATGCAAACATAGAATCA CTTAATGTCAAACTAAAGGAAAAGGCAGCTGCTATCGCTTCTCTGGAGAAGACATTCGAGTCTGAGATATTGAATGAGAAAGAAGCGCGAAAGAAGGCACTCGCTGAAGCAAATGAGGAGAAGCAGTCCTTAGATAATCAGTTGGATGTTGCAAATGGTACAATTAGTGGTCTTGGAAAGGATCTACAAAGAGAAAAGAAGTTGGTTGAAGTGAAGAGATACGAGGCTGAGCGCCTTGAAGCCAGCCTCCGTGAAGCAGGCAACGAGAAAAGAGAACTGCAAGATCAGCTGAAGGAAAAACTCGACTCCCTAGTTGTCTTGGAGGAGAGGATAAACTTGGTCTCTTCAGAGGTCAAGGAGAAGGAAGTCAATCTGACCAATGTTAATTCTAAATTTATCGAAAAAGAAGGAGAGTTGGAACAACTGAGCTCTGTTTATAAGCAAGCTCAAGATCAGATAAGCAGTTTAAATTCAGAGATCCAAAACCTTAAAGACGAGATTGTGGAGAAGGAAAAGGAGCTGGAATTGAAAAACACAGCATTAGATGGTCTGAATGACGATTTATCTTCGTCACGTGCTGAGTTGGACGAGTCTAGGAAAAAGCTCGATGGTCTTCTGAAGGAATACAATGAGTTCAAGTCGTCTTCTGAGAAGAAGGCAGCTCTAGAGGCCGAGCTTCTAAGTGAAAAAGAAGAAGCTCTTCAACAACTCGAGGGCAAGCTGAAGGTTGCTTTGGATGATGTGAGCAATAAAGAAGTGCTGATCTCTGATTTGACAAATGACAAAGAGAGTTTAAAAGAGCGTCTGAACATTGAGCACGAAATCATAAAGAATCTCGaggaagaactcaaaattgtGCAGGAAACTCTGGAGATATCGAGAGATGAAGCATCTGGCCTAGAAAAGCAGTTGAATGAGTCGAGGCACTTGTTTTCGGAGATTGAGAAGAAGCTCTTCAAAGTTCAGACTGAGTTGAGTGAAACTAGATATTCACTACAGAGGGATGTTGATGAGGCAAAACAAGGTGCTGAAACATTAGCCGGAGAGTTGAAGTCAGCTAGGGAGCTCCTTGCTGAATCAGAGAACAAGCTTCAAACAGTCTCCAATGAGCTGGCCTCCGCAGTGCAAAAATGCGACAGCTTAAATAAAGAACTCGCAGCTGCCAATGAGAAAGCTGAAACTGCGGTTTCTAATCtgaaagaagaaaagaatgTCGTGTCTTCATTGAAAATGGAGTTGAAGGAATTGGAGAGGCAAGCTTCCGAAGAGAATGAAGCACGGAAAAGTCTTGAGAGGGATCTCGAAGCATCTGCTAAATCACTTGATGAGATAAACCAAGAAGCATCACTGCTGTCAAGAGATTTGGAGCTTTCTAATTCTCGGGTTTCAAGCCTTGAGAATGAAAAGGACGCGCTTGTCAAGTCCCTTGACGAGCAAAGGCAGGTGTCTCAAGAGGCTCGAGAGAACATGGAAGACGCCCAAAACCTGGTTGCGAGGCTTGGGAAGGAGAGGGAGAATTTAGAGAGCAGAGGCAAGAAGCTAGAAGAGGAACTAGCTTCTGCCAAGGGAGAGATACTACGGCTAAGGAATGAAATCAGTGTATCAAAAACTCGGGTAAATGATCAAGAACTCGTAGTGGGAAGCACCTCGACTCAGAGAAAAGTAGGCTCATCAGAAACTCCAGTGAAAGATCAAGAAGTCGAAGTGGGAAGCAACTTGAGTGTAAGCAATAACAGCTCATCACAAACTCCAGTGAGTGATCAAGAAGTTGAAGTGACGAGCAAAGCTGCTGCACCCACGAAGAAAAATACTCGGAGGAAGAAAGTGAGCTCAAGGAAAGTAAATTCGTAG
- the LOC121742475 gene encoding peroxisome biogenesis protein 2-like isoform X2 — MIPVEISRVNQVDAGRLDVEMSAMLKEQLVKVFSLLKPGMLFQYEPELDAFLEFLIWRFSIWVDKPTPGNALMNLRYRDERAVEPRVKVRMGLEGPGLTVSQKIWYCIATVGGQYIWARLQSFSAFRRWGDTEQRSLARRGWFILQRIEGFYKAASFGNLLIFLLTGRYRSLTERALRARLVYGSPNMNRSVSFEYMNRQLVWNEFSEMLLLLLPLLNSSSLRKVLRPFSKDKSSNSEGDDALCPICQTTPTTPFLALPCQHRYCYYCLRTRCASMSFRCSRCSEPVVAMQRHGDCVSSET, encoded by the exons ATGATCCCAGTTGAAATATCTAGAGTTAATCAGGTAGATGCTGGAAGGCTTGACGTTGAAATGTCAGCCATGTTAAAAGAACAGTTGGTTAAAGTTTTTTCTTTACTGAAG CCAGGAATGCTATTCCAATACGAGCCTGAACTCGATGCATTTCTTGAGTTTCTTATATGGCGATTTTCAATATGGGTTGATAAGCCTACACCTGGTAATGCTCTCATGAACTTGAGGTATAGGGATGAACGTGCAGTTGAGCCAAGGGTAAAAG TTAGAATGGGGCTGGAGGGGCCAGGATTAACTGTTTCACAGAAGATCTGGTACTGTATAGCTACTGTTGGTGGTCAGTATATTTGGGCCCGACTTCAATCGTTTTCTGCTTTCCGTAGATGGGGTGACACTGAGCAG AGATCACTAGCTCGTCGGGGTTGGTTTATCTTACAACGTATAGAAGGATTTTATAAAGCTGCATCCTTTGGAAACCTGCTCATATTCCTTTTGACAGGAAG GTATAGGAGTCTTACTGAGAGAGCCTTACGAGCGAGACTTGTCTATGGAAGTCCTAATATGAATCGATCTGTGAGCTTTGAGTACATGAACCGGCAGCTAGTGTGGAATGAATTTTCG GAAATGTTGTTGCTGCTTCTTCCACTTCTCAATTCGTCGTCTCTCAGAAAAGTTCTCCGTCCATTCTCAAAAGATAAGTCTTCAAACTCAGAAGGGGATGATGCTTTATGCCCCATTTGCCAGACAACTCCAACCACTCCATTTTTAGCTCTTCCGTGCCAGCACAG GTATTGCTACTATTGTCTTCGAACAAGATGCGCATCCATGTCTTTCCGGTGCTCCAGGTGTAGCGAACCCGTTGTTGCAATGCAACGACATGGGGACTGTGTCTCCAGTGAAACTTGA
- the LOC121742475 gene encoding peroxisome biogenesis protein 2-like isoform X1, whose amino-acid sequence MIVAARRNLVVRNTVNTHRNAKNPSFIGISCRNLELVNSVMDRQILASSSSSTSGNSANPPPPEDAWFNTYLKLTPQWQSVHTEMIPVEISRVNQVDAGRLDVEMSAMLKEQLVKVFSLLKPGMLFQYEPELDAFLEFLIWRFSIWVDKPTPGNALMNLRYRDERAVEPRVKVRMGLEGPGLTVSQKIWYCIATVGGQYIWARLQSFSAFRRWGDTEQRSLARRGWFILQRIEGFYKAASFGNLLIFLLTGRYRSLTERALRARLVYGSPNMNRSVSFEYMNRQLVWNEFSEMLLLLLPLLNSSSLRKVLRPFSKDKSSNSEGDDALCPICQTTPTTPFLALPCQHRYCYYCLRTRCASMSFRCSRCSEPVVAMQRHGDCVSSET is encoded by the exons ATGATTGTTGCAGCACGTAGAAACCTCGTGGTGAGGAACACAGTGAACACACACAGAAACGCAAAAAATCCATCATTTATTGGAATAAGCTGTAGAAATTTGGAACTAGTTAATTCAGTAATGGATAGACAAATCCTAGCTTCGTCGTCTTCGTCTACCAGCGGTAATTCTGCCAATCCTCCGCCGCCGGAGGATGCGTGGTTCAACACTTATCTGAAGCTAACTCCTCAATGGCAATCTGTTCACACG GAGATGATCCCAGTTGAAATATCTAGAGTTAATCAGGTAGATGCTGGAAGGCTTGACGTTGAAATGTCAGCCATGTTAAAAGAACAGTTGGTTAAAGTTTTTTCTTTACTGAAG CCAGGAATGCTATTCCAATACGAGCCTGAACTCGATGCATTTCTTGAGTTTCTTATATGGCGATTTTCAATATGGGTTGATAAGCCTACACCTGGTAATGCTCTCATGAACTTGAGGTATAGGGATGAACGTGCAGTTGAGCCAAGGGTAAAAG TTAGAATGGGGCTGGAGGGGCCAGGATTAACTGTTTCACAGAAGATCTGGTACTGTATAGCTACTGTTGGTGGTCAGTATATTTGGGCCCGACTTCAATCGTTTTCTGCTTTCCGTAGATGGGGTGACACTGAGCAG AGATCACTAGCTCGTCGGGGTTGGTTTATCTTACAACGTATAGAAGGATTTTATAAAGCTGCATCCTTTGGAAACCTGCTCATATTCCTTTTGACAGGAAG GTATAGGAGTCTTACTGAGAGAGCCTTACGAGCGAGACTTGTCTATGGAAGTCCTAATATGAATCGATCTGTGAGCTTTGAGTACATGAACCGGCAGCTAGTGTGGAATGAATTTTCG GAAATGTTGTTGCTGCTTCTTCCACTTCTCAATTCGTCGTCTCTCAGAAAAGTTCTCCGTCCATTCTCAAAAGATAAGTCTTCAAACTCAGAAGGGGATGATGCTTTATGCCCCATTTGCCAGACAACTCCAACCACTCCATTTTTAGCTCTTCCGTGCCAGCACAG GTATTGCTACTATTGTCTTCGAACAAGATGCGCATCCATGTCTTTCCGGTGCTCCAGGTGTAGCGAACCCGTTGTTGCAATGCAACGACATGGGGACTGTGTCTCCAGTGAAACTTGA
- the LOC121741319 gene encoding trihelix transcription factor ASIL2-like gives MDDENDVPYRSNTYAANVQKLPVENASYPRDIGNSYGEDDDNTDDGEEDEKAVNDVDDDDDNDDDDGGNGVQRISNNDYEYGDEDEDDNNDDGNGDQQRHPKKRKLKNLISSYEFAPRLPAPPPATPSAPKPSYGGRNPLTDWTEHETLVLLDTWGDRFLKHGRKSLRGEEWQEVAEKVSLGSKIERTDTQCRNRLDTLKKKYKKEKLKFGDSGSEWVYFKKIDVLLSSSQVQQGGLSCGIDSGEYVFMNPKVYLNRSNGLDEMRDSPGNSSEGEEDESEGLPPKKTMGTGKIRSSAAPYKMLADSFEKFSEIYERIEDSKRQQMVELEKMRMDLHRDLEMQKREILERGHAEIAKIRQEEDEDNAENISG, from the coding sequence ATGGATGATGAAAATGATGTTCCTTACCGTTCCAATACTTACGCCGCAAACGTACAAAAACTCCCTGTCGAAAATGCCAGCTATCCTCGAGATATTGGCAATTCGTACGGAGAAGACGATGACAACACTGATGATGGTGAGGAAGATGAGAAGGCAGTGAACGATGTggatgatgatgacgacaatgatgatgatgatggaggTAATGGTGTTCAAAGGATAAGTAACAATGATTATGAGTAtggagatgaagatgaagatgacaACAACGACGATGGAAATGGTGATCAGCAGCGCCACCCGAAGAAGAGGAAGCTGAAGAATCTGATCTCAAGCTATGAGTTTGCCCCTCGACTGCCGGCTCCTCCTCCTGCCACTCCATCGGCTCCGAAGCCGTCGTACGGGGGGCGCAATCCGCTCACTGATTGGACCGAGCACGAGACGTTGGTCTTACTTGACACTTGGGGAGATAGATTTCTCAAGCATGGGAGGAAGAGCCTGCGTGGCGAGGAGTGGCAAGAAGTTGCGGAGAAGGTATCACTGGGATCGAAAATAGAAAGAACCGACACTCAGTGTCGAAATCGTCTGGATACGTTGAAGAAAAAGTACAAAAAAGAGAAGCTGAAGTTTGGGGATTCAGGGAGTGAATGGGTGTATTTCAAGAAGATTGATGTGCTACTATCGTCATCGCAAGTGCAGCAAGGCGGTCTTTCATGTGGGATCGACTCGGGGGAGTACGTATTCATGAACCCTAAAGTTTATCTGAATCGGTCGAATGGATTGGATGAGATGCGGGACAGCCCGGGAAACTCAAGCGAGGGCGAGGAAGATGAGTCCGAGGGCCTCCCTCCCAAGAAGACGATGGGGACTGGTAAAATTCGAAGCAGTGCAGCTCCCTACAAGATGTTGGCAGATTCTTTCGAGAAATTCAGTGAAATATACGAAAGGATCGAGGATAGTAAGAGGCAGCAGATGGTAGAGCTAGAGAAGATGAGGATGGACTTGCACAGAGATTTGGAGATGCAGAAAAGAGAGATTTTAGAGAGAGGCCATGCCGAGATAGCTAAGATCCGACAAGAAGAGGATGAAGACAACGCTGAGAATATCAGTGGTTGA